GTCTGTTCCCAGGCAACTACGACGAGTACATGACCGCAGCGACCCAGTCGCGCGAGCAGCTGCTGTCGGACAACGCCAAGAAGAAAGCCCAGATCGCCGAACTGCAGACCTTCGTCAGCCGCTTCTCGGCCAACGCCTCCAAGGCCAAGCAGGCGACCTCGCGTGCCAAGCAGATCGACAAGATCCAGCTGGCCGAGGTCAAGCCGTCCAGCCGTGTCAGCCCGTTCATCCGCTTCGAGCAAACCAAGAAACTGCACCGTCAGGCCATCGTGGTCGAGAAGATGGCCAAGGCCTTCGACGACAAGGTGCTGTTCAAGAACTTCGACCTCACCGTCGAAGCCGGCGAACGCGTTGCGATCATCGGCCCCAACGGTATCGGCAAGACCACCCTGCTGCGCACTCTGGTTGGCGAGATGACACCGGATGCGGGCTCGGTAAAATGGACCGACAGCGCCGAAGTCGGCTACTACGCCCAGGACCACGCTCACGACTTCGAAGACGACGTGAGCCTGTTCGACTGGATGGGCCAGTGGACCAGCGGCGAACAGATCATTCGTGGCACCCTCGGGCGCATGCTGTTCTCCAACGACGAGATCCTCAAGTCGGTGAAGGTGATTTCCGGTGGTGAACAGGGCCGCATGCTGTTCGGCAAGCTGATCCTGCAAAAGCCGAACGTGCTGGTGATGGACGAGCCGACCAACCACCTGGACATGGAGTCGATCGAGGCGCTGAACCTGGCGCTCGAGAACTACCCAGGCACCCTGCTGTTCGTCAGCCACGACCGTGAGTTCGTGTCGTCGCTGGCCACACGCATCATCGAGCTTTCGCCCGATGGCGTGGTGGACTTCAGCGGGACCTATGACGACTACCTGCGCAGCCAGGGTGTAGTGGTCTGACACGACAGCTGAGGCTGTAGTGCCCTCATCGCCGGCTTGCCGGTGATGAGGGCACCCCCCCGATTAATATTCGTTAGCCTGCTTTCATTTCCGTCGCGCAACGGCCATGATGGAGCCACGTCCAACCGCCCGCCGCGAACGAGCCCATGACCGCGCAACCGCCCGCCCCCATCCGCAATACCGGGATCACCCTGCAGATCCTGTCGATCGTCTTCTACACCTTCATCGCCTTCCTCTGCATCGGCCTGCCGATTGCCGTGCTGCCCAGCTACGTGCACGACCAGCTTGGCTTCGGGGCAGTGATCGCTGGGGTTACCATTGGCCTCCAATACCTCGCCACCCTGCTCAGCCGCCCCTTCGCCGGGCGTGTGGCCGATACCCTGGGCGGCAAGAAGGCCATCCGCTTCGGCCTGCTGGGCATTGCCGGTTGTGGCGTTCTGACACTGATATCCGCCTGGACCCTGACCATGCCTGTATTGAGCCTCGCCCTGCTGCTGGGCGGGCGTCTGCTGCTCGGGCTGGCCCAGGGCCTGATCGGCGTTGCGACTTTGAGTTGGGGCATCAGCCAAGTGGGGCCGGAGCATACGGCGCGGGTGATTTCCTGGAATGGCATCGCCTCCTACGGTGCCATCGCCATTGGTGCCCCCGTGGGCGTGCTGGCAGTCGATGGTCTTGATTTCAGCGTGCTCGGCCCGGCCTTGCTGGTATTGGCCGCGCTGGCCTTGCTGGTGCTGCGCAAGCGACCGGATGCAGTGGTGGTACGCGGTGAACGCCTGCCGTTCTGGTCTGCGTTCGGTCGCGTGGCTCCCTGCGGCCTGGGGCTGACACTCGCGTCGATCGGCTACGGCACCCTGACCACGTTCGTCACCCTGTACTACCTGGAGCGCGGCTGGGTCGGCGCCGCCTGGTGCCTGAGCGCCTTTGGCCTGTGCTTCATCATTTCACGGCTGCTGTTCGTCAACGCCGTCAACCGCTTTGGCGGCTACAACGTGGCCGTCGCCTGCATGGCCACCGAAGTGCTTGGCCTGGGCCTGTTGTGGCTGGCGCCCACGCCTGCCTGGGCGCTGCTCGGCGCCGGGCTGACCGGCTTCGGGCTGTCGCTGGTCTACCCTGCGCTGGGTGTCGAGGCCATCAGGCAGGTACCGAGCAGCAGCCGCGGCGCCGGGCTGGGCGCCTATGCGGTGTTCTTCGACATGGCATTGGCCGTGGCCGGGCCGGTGATGGGCGCCGTGGCGGTACACCTGGGGTACGCCTCGATCTTCTGCGTCGCGGCCCTGCTGGCCCTTGCCGGGGTAGGCCTAACGCTGTTGCTGGCGCGGCGCAGCCGTCGCGGCTGAGCGCTCGGCATGCTCTGGGGCGCCCAGGGTTTGGCTGAAGAATGCAGCGGTATCTCGATTCAGGGAATGATGGATATGCCGCCGGTCGACCCCCTCGGCGTCCTTGCACAGTACCGGCATGCGCGCATGCTGTTCTTCGTCACAGCGGGCCATGAACACGAAGTGCCCTGCGCCAGCGAGCAGACGGTAGTCCGGCGTGACCGGCAGCTTGCGGGCCAGTGCTTCGGCGTTGCGGTCGACGGCCAGCAACTGGTCATTGTCACCACTGTAGATCAGCGCCGGCACTCTCACGCCGGCCAGGGCGTGACGGCCGAACATCAGGCTCAAGGGGGCCATCAGCATGACTGCGCCTACCCGTGAGTCAGCCTGGGGGGTCAACTCGCTGCGGTCGGCGATCAACACACCGTGGGTCTTGCAGGCATCGGCGTCGTTGGGCCGCTCGACACAGTATTGGCGCAAGCGATCCAGATCAGGCCGAGCGCCAGACAGGATCAGCGCAGTCTCACCCCCCGCCGAATAACCGATCACCCCGACCTTGCCGTCGTTCAGGTAAGGCCCCAGCAGCACATCCTCACGGGCGGCGGTTATCGCGGCGCTGATCTGCAAGGGCCGGCCATAGAGGTTGCTCAAGGTGCCCAGCCGGCTGTGGTCGCGCGCATTATCACCCGGGTGCACCACCGCCACCACCACGAAGCCCTGGCGTGCCAGGGACGTCGCCAGGTAATGCAGGGCCAGCGGGCTGCCGGTGTTGCCATGGGAAAGCACCAGTAACGGGAACTGGCCCAGAGCAACCGGGGCCTCTTCGGCTACATCAATGGGGTAGCCGTCGATGCGCAGGCTGCGCGTCGTGCCATGGGCGGGGTAGAACGCCAGGGCCTGCATGGGGCGGGCGTCGACCGGGTCGTCAAGGGTCATGTGGTGCAGGCCCGCCACCCAGGGCGCGGCTTCGGCATGGGCCAACAGGCTGGCGCACAGAAAGAGCGCCAGCAAGCAACGGGGAATGTTCATCGGCCGGCTATCCGCGCAGAGCGAGGGGATGGTCTGAGCATAGGACCTATCGGGCGCACGGCAGATGAAAACTGGATGAAAAATACAACGGCCCCGAGCTGTTCGCGGGGTGTCGCGAACAGCTCGGGGCCGCCAGGTCGGCCGAAGGATCAGGCCGCTGCGAACAGCTCGTTGGCAATCTGCGCCTGGGCAGCATCGATCGCCTTGCTACGGTGTTCCGGGCCATAGGCCAGGCCGTGGGCGCGGACGATTTCCAGGTCGGTGATACCGATGAAGCCGAGGAAGACCTTGAGGAAGTCCTCATGGCCGGCGCCGCTCGGCTGGCCAGCGTGCAGGCCCCCCGCAGTGGACACCAGCACCACTTTCTTGTCACCGCACAGGCCTTGCGGGCCCGCTTCGGTGTAGCGGAACGTCTTGCCGGCAACCGCTACCCGGTCGATCCAGGCCTTGAGCTGGGTCGGCACGGTGAAGTTGTACATCGGCGCGCCGATTACCACCGCGTCAGCGGCCAGGAATTCTTCCAGGGTTTCGGCACTGAGCTTGGCTTCGAAGGCCTGGGCGGCATCACGCACGTCCTCTGGGGTGCCTGCAGCCACCAGGGTGGCGGCCGAGAAGTGGGCGATGGCGTCGGCTGCCAGGTCGCGGTACACCACTTCGAGGCTTGGGTCGGCGACTTTCCAGGCTTCGACCACTTCGCGGCTGAGCTGGCGGGAGGCGGAATTGTCGCCCAGGATGCTCGAATCGATGTGCAACAGTTTCATGTGACTCTCCTGTGAATGAAGACCGCAGCGGTGGGCGATCACGATGGAGAGAATCCTACCTGAGCGACTAATAACTGATAAGGCGCTAAAAATGCGTTAGTTTGTCCCACAGGTAGAACAGTGAGACATCCCTATGCAAGATCTCAACGACCTCTTCTATTTCGCACAAGTGGTCGAAGCGGGGGGCTTCGCCGCCGCCGGACGCCAGTTGGGCATCCCCAAGTCGCGTCTGTCGCGGCGCATCGCCGAGCTGGAGGAAAGGCTGGGCACGCGCCTGCTGCAGCGCACCACGCGCCAGTTGATGCTGACCGCAGTCGGTGAACGCTACCTGCACCACTGCCGGGCCATGCTGATGGAAGCGGAGGCCGCCGACGAGGTGGTGGCCAGCATGAGCAGCGAACCGCGCGGGCGCTTGCGGGTATCCTGCCCGGTGGCGCTGGCCCATGCCTTTTTGCCTGATGTGATCAGCCGCTTCCTGCAGCAGTACCCGCAGGTACAACTGGACATGGTGCTGCTCAACCGCCGTGTCGACCTGATATCCGAAGGCATCGACGTGGCGCTGCGCGTGCGCGACCTGGGCGACGAAGACCCGGCGCTGGTCACCCGCCGTTTGCGCCAGGCACAAATGCAACTGGTGGCCGCGCCTGGCTTTGCCGACCATGTGCGTGAGCCTGCCGCGCTGGCCAGCCTGCCGGTGCTGGGCGCGGCGGAGGCTGATCGGCTGGTTCACTTGCGCCTGCTAGGGCCCCATGGCCGGCAAGAGGACATCGCTCTGGAACCGCGCCTGGCCATCGATGACTTCGTGGTCCGCAACGCTGCCGTGCGCGCCGGGCTAGGCTTCACGGCCCTGCCAAGCATGTTCTGCGAAGAAGAACTGGCACGTGGCGAGCTGGTGCGGCTGCTGCCGGAATGGTCGCTGCCGGGGGGCTACCTGCAAGCGGTATACCCGCATAGGCGAGGGTTGTTGCCGGCGGTTCGGGTGTGGATCGATCACCTGGCCGCCTCGTTCGAGGCCTGTGGAGAGCGTTATGTCTAGACAGAAGATGACCGAGGCGCAGGTGGCTGCGTTCTGCCTGAGCCTGCCAGGGGCACGAGAAGACTATAAGTGGGGCGCAATCCGGGTGTTCTCGGTAGCGGGCAACAAGATGTTCGCGGTCATCGGGCTGGCCGGGGAAGGCCTGTCGTTCAAGGTGGGCAACGAGCTGTTCCTGGGCTACTGCGACCGCCCCGGGGTGCGGCCGGCACCGTATCTGGCGCGGGCACACTGGATCATCATGCAGCCGCCCTACCCCATGGGCCGCGAGGAGCTGTGCGACCTGCTGCAACGCTCGCACCAACTGGTGGTACGGCGGCTACCCAAGCGCTTGCAGGTGGGTTTGCTGATGTAGGCGAAGCTTCACGAGAGCAGGTGATTGCCCAGGAACAGCCAGTCGGCCCAGAACACCTGATGTAGCAGCACGATGCTCCAGAACACGGCCTGATACGGCACCTTGCGCGTCTTGTGCCGGAACAGCTGCTGGGCCACCAGTGCCCCCGGCCAGCCGCCGAGCAGCTCGCTGGCATGCAGTACTTTTTCCGGCGTACGCCAGCCTGCGGTGCGGGCCTGGTGCTTGTCCTGCCAGTACAACAGCACGGTGACCAGGCTGACCGCCGGGTACAACCCCAGTGGCAACCATGATCGCCCGCTCCAGCCCATCTGCAGCGCGCCTGCCAAGGGCAGCAGGCACAACACCGCCAGCGCCAGCCACTTGATGCGCATCAACCTGCTGCCGTCGCCCAGTTGACCCAGCCGAACTGCCAGGTCGCCAGGATCAGCAAACCGAACACGATGCGGTACCAGGCAAATGCTGCGTAGCTGTGGTTGGCAATGAACTTGAGCAACGCGCGCACCGCAATCATCGCGAAGATGAACGAGGTCACGAATCCGATGGCGAACACCGGCAGGTCACTGGGCTGGAACAGGTCGCGATACTTGTAGCCCGAGTACACCGCTGCGCCGACCATGGTCGGCATCGCCAGGAAGAACGAGAACTCGGTGGCTGCCTTGCGCGACAGGCCGAACAGCAAGCCGCCGATGATGGTCGAGCCCGAACGCGAAGTGCCCGGGATCATCGCCAGGCATTGGACGAAACCGATTTTCAGGGCGTGCGACCAGCGCATGTCATCGACGTGATCGACCTCCACACGGTGCGTACGGCGCTCGGCCCAGAGCATGATGAAACCACCGATGACCAGCGCGGTGGCCACGGTGATCGGGTTGAACAGGTAGTGATGAATCAGGTCGGCGAACAGCACGCCCAGCACCACGGCCGGAAGAAACGCCAGCAGCAGGTTGGCGGTGAAGCGGCGCGCGGTTGGCTGGTTGGTCAGGCCGAACACCACATCGAGAATCTTGCGCCGGAACTCCCACACCACCGCCAGAATCGCCGCCAGCTGGATGATGATGTTGAACGCGATGGCCCGCTCGCCACCAAAGCCGATCAGGTCGGCCACGATGATCTGGTGCCCGGTACTGGAAATCGGCAGAAACTCCGTCAGCCCTTCGACCACGCCTAAGATGATTGCCTGAAAGGCAGTCCAAAAATCCATCATTCCCCCGTTGAAGCGCTGCAGCTTGCAGGCCCCTTGTTCTTGATTTGCTTGTGATTTGCCGCTCGCGGCGCGGCCCTTTTACAGCGAGTCTTGGGTGAAACGCCAGTGGAAAAGTTCACGCCGCCTAAAGGTTTCATCTTGCGCGGCCGAAATCCTAGCAGAGCAGCTTGGCATTGGCTCGCGTGGCATGCTGCAGTGCTATAGCTAAATAGCACTTAGCCATTAGTCGGATGTAGACCGACGGCAAAGCATGCTTGGATGCGCCTGAATAACAAGAACAATGCGGGAGTGCCGTTCATGAAGACCTTGAGGTCGATGTCGATCAGCCGTCGTCTGTGGCTGATTCTGGTGGTTGCGGTTGCCATGCTGCTGGTGCTCGGCCTGCTGATGCTGCGCCAGATCCATGGTGATCTGTACCAGGCCAAAGCGGAAAAGACCCGCCACGTGGTGCAGACCGCCGCCAGTGTGTTGACCTACTACCAGAGCCTGGAAGCTGCCGGCACACTGAGCCGCGAAGCAGCCCAGCAGCAAGCGCTGCAAGTGGTGCGTGCACTGCGTTACGACCAGGGCGACTACTTCTGGATCAACGACCTGGGGCCGAAGATGATCATGCATCCGGCCAACCCCAAGCTCGACGGCCAGGACCTCTCCGCCATTCGCGACCCGGACGGGTTTGCCGTATTCAACGAAATGGTCGCCCTTGCCCGCAGCCAGGGCGCGGGCCCTGTCAACTACCGCTGGCCCAAGCCTGGTGCCAGCGAGCCGGTCGCCAAGACCTCGTATATCCAGCTGTTCCAGCCCTGGGGCTGGATCATCGGCTCGGGCGTGTACGTCGACGACGTCCAGGCCGAATTCGCTCGCCAGCTGCGTGACGCCTCCCTGGTGGGTGTGGGCATCGCCTTGCTCATGGCCCTGATGGTCATGCTCATTGCCCGCAGCATCGCCCGGCCGTTGCAAGAGGCCGTACAGGCAATGGGCAACATCGCCAGTGGCGAAAGCGACCTCACGCGCCGCCTGGATACCCACGGTCGCGACGAAATCACCCAGCTCGGCGATCACTTCAACCGGTTCAACGGCAAGCTGCAGGGGGTGGTGGGCGAGTTGCAGCAGGCCGCCCATGCCCTGGCCCGCTCTGCCGGGCATGTCGGCGACAACGCAGGCGCCGCGCAACAGCACAGCGCCCGGCAGTCACTGCAGATGGACCAGGTGGCAACCGCCGTCAATGAAGTCACCTACGCCGTTCAGGACGTGGCCAAGACTGCCGAACAGGCTGCCGGCGAGATGCACGCGGCGCAGCAACAGGTCGAGCATGGTCAGCAGGCCATCCACGGCAGCCTGCAGCAGATCGATCGCCTGTCGCTGACCATCGACCAGGCCGTACAGGTGATCCGCGACCTGGCGGGGCACAACACCAAGATCGGAGGCGTGCTGGACGTGATTCGCGCCATTGCCGAGCAAACCAACCTGCTTGCCCTCAACGCAGCCATCGAAGCGGCGCGCGCTGGCGAACAGGGCCGCGGCTTTGCCGTGGTGGCCGACGAAGTGCGCCTGCTGGCCCAGCGCACGGCGCAGTCGACCGCCGAAATCCACACCATGATCGAGCACCTGCAGAAGCAGTCGGATGCGGCGGTGAAAGCCATCGACACCAGCAGCGAAGCCTCGCGCCAGACCGTCGAGCAGGCTCGCGAGGCCGGTGCCAGCCTGAGCGCCATCAACCAGGCCCTGCATAGCCTCACGTCGCTCAACGCCTCGATCGCCAGTGCAACCTTGCAACAGTCGCATGTGGTCGAGGAAATCAACCGCAACGTGCTGGACACCGCCGGGCTGTCACAGCAGACCGCCGAGGCCGCGCGACAGTCGAGCGATGCAGGCCTGGCATTGACGCGACTGAGTGCAGAACTGGAACAACTGCTCGGCCAGTTCCGCGTCAGCTGACAGCAAGCCCCCTCTACAAACAGCAGGCTAGAGGGGTTTCGACCAGCACTTGATATTTCTGCCAGTAGACGCCCCCAAAGGCACGCAGCACCGTTAAACCTCCTGAAAATGGGAGGTTAACCATGGAAACTCGTTATCTTTGCACCGCACTGCTGGCGGCCCTTTCCCCGACCCTGGCCAATGCTCAGCCCCCTGTCGCGCTCGATCCTTT
The Pseudomonas sp. KU43P genome window above contains:
- a CDS encoding ABC-F family ATPase; its protein translation is MISTANITMQFGAKPLFENVSVKFNNGNRYGLIGANGCGKSTFMKILGGDLEPSAGQVMLEPNTRLGKLRQDQFAYEEFTVIDTVIMGHGQLWKVKAERDRIYSLPEMTEEDGMAVAELETEFAEMDGYTAESRAGELLLGLGIPLEQHFGPMSEVAPGWKLRVLLAQALFSDPDVLLLDEPTNHLDINTIRWLETILTARNSTMIIISHDRHFLNSVCTHMADLDYGELRLFPGNYDEYMTAATQSREQLLSDNAKKKAQIAELQTFVSRFSANASKAKQATSRAKQIDKIQLAEVKPSSRVSPFIRFEQTKKLHRQAIVVEKMAKAFDDKVLFKNFDLTVEAGERVAIIGPNGIGKTTLLRTLVGEMTPDAGSVKWTDSAEVGYYAQDHAHDFEDDVSLFDWMGQWTSGEQIIRGTLGRMLFSNDEILKSVKVISGGEQGRMLFGKLILQKPNVLVMDEPTNHLDMESIEALNLALENYPGTLLFVSHDREFVSSLATRIIELSPDGVVDFSGTYDDYLRSQGVVV
- a CDS encoding MFS transporter, which encodes MTAQPPAPIRNTGITLQILSIVFYTFIAFLCIGLPIAVLPSYVHDQLGFGAVIAGVTIGLQYLATLLSRPFAGRVADTLGGKKAIRFGLLGIAGCGVLTLISAWTLTMPVLSLALLLGGRLLLGLAQGLIGVATLSWGISQVGPEHTARVISWNGIASYGAIAIGAPVGVLAVDGLDFSVLGPALLVLAALALLVLRKRPDAVVVRGERLPFWSAFGRVAPCGLGLTLASIGYGTLTTFVTLYYLERGWVGAAWCLSAFGLCFIISRLLFVNAVNRFGGYNVAVACMATEVLGLGLLWLAPTPAWALLGAGLTGFGLSLVYPALGVEAIRQVPSSSRGAGLGAYAVFFDMALAVAGPVMGAVAVHLGYASIFCVAALLALAGVGLTLLLARRSRRG
- a CDS encoding alpha/beta hydrolase family protein, encoding MNIPRCLLALFLCASLLAHAEAAPWVAGLHHMTLDDPVDARPMQALAFYPAHGTTRSLRIDGYPIDVAEEAPVALGQFPLLVLSHGNTGSPLALHYLATSLARQGFVVVAVVHPGDNARDHSRLGTLSNLYGRPLQISAAITAAREDVLLGPYLNDGKVGVIGYSAGGETALILSGARPDLDRLRQYCVERPNDADACKTHGVLIADRSELTPQADSRVGAVMLMAPLSLMFGRHALAGVRVPALIYSGDNDQLLAVDRNAEALARKLPVTPDYRLLAGAGHFVFMARCDEEQHARMPVLCKDAEGVDRRHIHHSLNRDTAAFFSQTLGAPEHAERSAATAAPRQQQR
- a CDS encoding FMN-dependent NADH-azoreductase, producing MKLLHIDSSILGDNSASRQLSREVVEAWKVADPSLEVVYRDLAADAIAHFSAATLVAAGTPEDVRDAAQAFEAKLSAETLEEFLAADAVVIGAPMYNFTVPTQLKAWIDRVAVAGKTFRYTEAGPQGLCGDKKVVLVSTAGGLHAGQPSGAGHEDFLKVFLGFIGITDLEIVRAHGLAYGPEHRSKAIDAAQAQIANELFAAA
- a CDS encoding LysR substrate-binding domain-containing protein, which codes for MQDLNDLFYFAQVVEAGGFAAAGRQLGIPKSRLSRRIAELEERLGTRLLQRTTRQLMLTAVGERYLHHCRAMLMEAEAADEVVASMSSEPRGRLRVSCPVALAHAFLPDVISRFLQQYPQVQLDMVLLNRRVDLISEGIDVALRVRDLGDEDPALVTRRLRQAQMQLVAAPGFADHVREPAALASLPVLGAAEADRLVHLRLLGPHGRQEDIALEPRLAIDDFVVRNAAVRAGLGFTALPSMFCEEELARGELVRLLPEWSLPGGYLQAVYPHRRGLLPAVRVWIDHLAASFEACGERYV
- a CDS encoding MmcQ/YjbR family DNA-binding protein, whose product is MSRQKMTEAQVAAFCLSLPGAREDYKWGAIRVFSVAGNKMFAVIGLAGEGLSFKVGNELFLGYCDRPGVRPAPYLARAHWIIMQPPYPMGREELCDLLQRSHQLVVRRLPKRLQVGLLM
- a CDS encoding DUF1294 domain-containing protein; the protein is MRIKWLALAVLCLLPLAGALQMGWSGRSWLPLGLYPAVSLVTVLLYWQDKHQARTAGWRTPEKVLHASELLGGWPGALVAQQLFRHKTRKVPYQAVFWSIVLLHQVFWADWLFLGNHLLS
- a CDS encoding undecaprenyl-diphosphate phosphatase, producing the protein MDFWTAFQAIILGVVEGLTEFLPISSTGHQIIVADLIGFGGERAIAFNIIIQLAAILAVVWEFRRKILDVVFGLTNQPTARRFTANLLLAFLPAVVLGVLFADLIHHYLFNPITVATALVIGGFIMLWAERRTHRVEVDHVDDMRWSHALKIGFVQCLAMIPGTSRSGSTIIGGLLFGLSRKAATEFSFFLAMPTMVGAAVYSGYKYRDLFQPSDLPVFAIGFVTSFIFAMIAVRALLKFIANHSYAAFAWYRIVFGLLILATWQFGWVNWATAAG
- a CDS encoding methyl-accepting chemotaxis protein, with the protein product MDQVATAVNEVTYAVQDVAKTAEQAAGEMHAAQQQVEHGQQAIHGSLQQIDRLSLTIDQAVQVIRDLAGHNTKIGGVLDVIRAIAEQTNLLALNAAIEAARAGEQGRGFAVVADEVRLLAQRTAQSTAEIHTMIEHLQKQSDAAVKAIDTSSEASRQTVEQAREAGASLSAINQALHSLTSLNASIASATLQQSHVVEEINRNVLDTAGLSQQTAEAARQSSDAGLALTRLSAELEQLLGQFRVS